The Synechocystis sp. PCC 6714 genome includes the window AACGCTTTTTGGTACCCTGCCGGTAATTGGCGATCGCCTTGGGTGGGGGAAAGATCCGCAATGGCCGCACTAACTCCGGCGGGCCCTGCCACAATGTCACAGCCAAACAAGGGTAAACCGTATAAAGGCTCGGGAAACATTACACAGTGGAGAATATCCAACCCCTTGCCCACCTTGGCCAGCTCCAGATGCATTTTGCGGAACTGGGACGTTTGATAACAGCGATTTTCAATCACCAATTTTTCGCCTTCCAATCGGCCTTCCACGTAGCCCAAATCCTCCGGCAATTGATAGGGTTTGAGGGGCAAAGTCTGCCAACTAGTGGAGATGGCCAGGGCCAACTGTTGAATCATCGGGTTCAACGTCGCCATGAGGTAGGAATTAGTCAAATCTAAATCGGTGACGGCCATAAAAAAACTCAAATTTAGGGCAAATTAATCGAACAATAGAATAATAGAGAGAATAAGTGAACTAAATGTAAACCTTTTAATATTCTGGGCAAATGCCACAGTCTATGCAGGAGTGCTACTTCCCTCCTCTATGGAAAGTTCCAAGCAATAGCCCGCCCCATAGACCGTTTTGATAAAGCGAGGCCGGCGGGGATTTGGTTCCAACTTAGTGCGGAGATGGCGAATATGTACCCGAATGGTCTCAATATCATCATCCGGTTCATAGCCCCACACTTCTCGCAAAATATCACTGGGGGAAACCGTCTGCCCATGGCGTTGCAGTAGGCAATGGAGCAATTCAAACTCCAAATGGGTCAACTTAATACTTTTGCCAAACCAAATGGCCTCAAATCTTTCCGGTACTAAGGTCAGGGGCCCTTGGTTGAGAATTTCCGAATGTTTAGCGGCCTGGGGAATGCGATCGGTGCGCCGCAAAAGGGCTCTCACCCTAGCGAGCATTTCTTCCACGTCAAAGGGCTTAGTCAGATAATCATCGGCCCCAGAGTCAAAGCCTTGGATCTTATCCTGGATCTGTCCCAACGCCGTTAGCATTAACACTGGAATATCGGCAGTGCGGTCATCCCGCCGCAAACGTTGACAGACGGTAAATCCATCCACTTTGGGTAACATCAAATCCAACATGATCAAATCCGGTTGCAGCTGCACCGCCAACGCCTGACCCTTAATGCCATCCATCGCCTGCTGGACATCGTAGCCCGCCATTTCTAGATTAATGGAGACTAAATCTGAGATTGCGGGGTCGTCATCGATGATCAGTATTCGGGGCATGCGCTGGAACGAAGGGAAGACAAAATAATTCTAAGGCGCAAACCATTATAGGAGCTTTTAAAGCCCAAAGGCTCGAAATTATTGGCTTTTTATCCCCAACCATGGAGCGCATTAGTTCCTTTTGACTAGTTTTAATGCTCTATTGATGTGGACAAAATTGACCGTTTGGGCTTAAAGTTGCAAATCCACAGACACCCGATTAGAAAATTGGGAGAGTTTCACCACCAAAGCCTCGGCGGAGATGGGATTAAGACCCAAATTTTTACTCCATGTTAATCATCAGAAAAATGGGTTTGAAACCCCCGGCTTTAGCAAGGCTTTACATTAAAATGGGAGTGCCGAAAACGAAAACCAAGTAGTCGGCACAGCACCTTGAAAACTAGGCTTAGGGGGGTCTTGCTAGGAATGCTTGGCAAGGTAAAAAGTCTAAGCACTAAGTACGAAAAGCATTTTACTTAAACCGTACCGATGGGCTATCGGGATCGGACTTCTGAAATGGAGTGAAAGTCTGTGGACTCTGTGTAAAACAGTACATATCTTTTTAGCTGTGGTATGCGACAGTGAATGAAACAGAAAATTGAATCGTGAGGCTCAGTGATCCTTCGCCTTTAGGCCAAGGAGGATGTCAATTCTATTCCTGGGGCATTGGGGCAACGGGGATAGCTGTTCCCTCCGCAGGAATAACTTGAATTAGGTTATCTTCCGCCGGATTCTTGCTGGCGGGGGGAGCAATGGGATCGGCACCGGGTAAGGCTTTTTTCGGGGCTGGATTGTTGATAATAGCTGTGTCGACGGCTTTTTGTTCAATGGGAGCCCCCAGGGGACTATGGAGTGGGGGTGTGGAGTTTTCTACCGGGGCACTCTGTTCTGAGCTAGTGGTGGTTTCGATGGGAAGAATATTTTCTTCAATTTGTTGGCTAGCTTCGGTTTCCACTACTTTGGCTGTTTCGGGGCTGGGAACACCAATTTTGTCTGATTTATCCCTTGCCGAAGCATTGGGAAGCAAACTGGAATTAACCAGTCGGGCAGCATTATCCTGGGGAGTGGCATTTTCCGGTTGGGCGATCGCCGGAGGACATTCGGTACTGCTGAGCCCCACCCGACAACGCAATTCTTCCCTAGCCAGGGAGACAAAAATGCCAGTGCCCGAAAGGAGTAAAGCGAAAACAGTTAAAACGTTTCTCATGACTACTAACTAAACTTGAATCGGTGTTGTCGTCCGGGCCACTGATCTGAATGATCCCGGGCCATTGCTTTAACTAAAGTGAATCCATGGCTATCGATCCTAGCCGATGGCAACGGAAAGTTTCAGCGTCCAGGGCCATTTTGGCGATCGCCTGTGGTATCCAGTGGACTGAATCGAATCAATTCCAGAATGAGCTAATCGAACCAACCAATGTCCTCATCACTCAAACGGGTCGGGGGCTGTTGGGGAGCCACGTAACGGGGAGGCATGGCCCTGGGGAGGGTGGTGATGGCCCTACTGGATGTTGTGGTTAAATCCCCCTCTAGATCCTGGATTTTGCCGTAAAGCTTGCCCACTAAATTTTTTTCCTCTGTCAACTCGGTTTGCAACTTCTCCACCAATTGCACTTTGTCCCGGAGTTTTTTCACCCGGGCCTGCTCTTGCTTCAAACTCTGCTCTAACTCTTTAACCCTTTCCTGCGTTGTTTTTTCCTGCTGCTGGCGATCGTTCCACTGTTGCAATTGCTGTTTTAGTTTTTGCCCCTGGTTTTTTTCCTCTGCCAAGGCCGTTTTGAGGCTATCCAGTTGAGCTTGGAGTCGGGCTAAATCGGCGCTGGAAGTTGGTTCCTCTGGGGTAGGCGGAGAAGGAGCAGAAACCTCCGCTTCGACTTCCGGTTGGGACTGGGCTTGAACTTCTTGCTTGAGCAAATCCGATAAACTTTTTCTGGCCATGGCAAGGGAAGTAATATGAAAGGGGATTTAAATTAGGCTCTGGGGAAAAATGGGCAAAGCAGAATAAATTTGGGTAAAAGCAGCGAAAATCCTAGAGTAATTCCCGCAAAAGTTCGTCCGCCACCCGACGATAATCTGATTGGGCTTCCTTAGCGTGTTTACCTTTCCACTGGGTAATGGCCACCCCATCCAATACTGATCGTTCATGGGCCTTATAGCTACGCACAAAGGCGTGGTAAGCGGGAATACCCAATTGCAAAAGGGTGTTTTGGGCTTCTAGGGTTTCATTAAGGCTACGGGAGTCCACTTTAGTCAACAGCACCCGATGGGCCACCTGTAGGGGATTGACGGCAGTCTTGACTGTGTCGATCAACGCAGTTAAATCCATGGGGGCCGGAGGAGTGGGCAGGACTAAATAATCCGCTAAACGAATAACCGTTTTTAAGGCCTCGGAACGGAGAGCCGGGGGAGTATCCACCACAATGATTTGATAGTTATTCGCCTGGGGTAAATCCATCAATACCCGGGGATTATTTTCCCGGCTGAGCTGGAAACCCATTTTTTCTTCACTGCGCTCCACCCACCAACTGGCAGAGCCTTGGGGATCTGCGTCCACTAAAAGTACTGAGAGCTTTTCCGCCAGAATCGCGGCCAGGTTAACTGCGGTTGTGGTTTTGCCAACGCCGCCCTTGCCGTTAACTACTGCCAAAATCTTTGGTGTTGACACCGGTTTTCCCTGCCTTGCCCTATTGCCATTGCCCCCCAACATACCATAATTGTTCCTTGGATTTAGGGAATTATACTGGGGGCAAGAGTTCATTTTTGCCCATATCCTGGGGACTTAGCTGGTATACGAAATTCGTTGGTTGTTGATCGTACTGATGGCATCTCACCCTATTCCCCTCGAACAATCGCTCATGGAGCTGGTTTGTCATCCCCCAGCCCACGAATCGGTGCCCCCACTATTGGCGGAAAGGTTGGGACAAGCCTTAGGGGCGGCAGGGGTTGTCTGGGTGGTTGGCCAAGGACAGCCTTGGTTTTGGTGTCCAGAGAAAAGCCATGGCCGTTGGCCAGGTGGGGATTTTTGGCAGGGTTGCCACTCCCAAACCCTAGAGGCGATCGCCAATGGACGGGCACTGATTTTAGCGGGGGAGGATTGGCCGGAGCTACAGGAATTTTTTCATCTACATTCTCCTAGGATAGAAGCCATTAAAACTTCTTTTCAAAGGAAAGAAAATGGTTGGGTGATAATGGTTGGTGACCCCCAGACTATGGGCAACTCTGCAAGAAAAAATCAGTCATTTCCTCTACAAAGCCTACAAGATAGTTTGGGGGTTATTAATCAACTGCTATTGGAAACTGATCTGCCCAAGGATGAATTGTTGGAAAATTTCCCCATGGCAGGCATCTACGATCCAGGGGTAATTTGCGCCCCCTATATGTCCCGTAGTTTTTTTGAAAAGAGCCCCATTTTAAGAATTTGGTATGAAGCTAGTCGGCAACAGCTAGAGCAACAAAAACAATGGAATGAAAACTTAATTAACAACATTGTTACCACTATGAGTGACCAAACTCGTAACCCTTTAGCGAATATTCGCATGGTGGTGGCAACCTTACGTACCAGTACTCCCACCCCGGAAAAATTAGCGCAAAGATTGGCTATTCTTGAGCAAGAATGGCATAAATTGAACGAAATTAATGGCAAGATTTTACAGTTACGTCAACTTAAGCAAGAACAAAATTCGTTACAATTGCAGGATTTTGACGCCATTCCCTTACTCAAAAAAGCTATCCATCAGCACCAATGGGAGAAAAAGAACCAAGGGATAGCCATGGAATTCCATTGCCCAGGGGAAATTTATTTAGTTAAAGCAGATTCTGTTTCCCTGGGGCAAATTTTCCAAGAATTGTTAATCAACGCTCAAAAATTTGCTCCGGCTAGTAGTGTTGTTACTATTACCATAGACAATTATGACCAGACTCTAATCCAAGGAACAAGAATGGTCAAATTTACCTTTAGTAACCAGACTAACGCCATGGATAATAAGAATTTGGAATATTTGTTTGATCCGTTTTATCGGGAGCAATGGGTAATTGATTCGGCGATCGCCGGCATAGGGCTAGGCTTGACCATTGTCCGCACTTTAATCGAACAGCTCAATGGTAAGATTAGCGTTGTTGGGGAGCCCTCCAGCCAGCCAGGCCAAAGCGTGATAAC containing:
- a CDS encoding phycocyanobilin:ferredoxin oxidoreductase — encoded protein: MAVTDLDLTNSYLMATLNPMIQQLALAISTSWQTLPLKPYQLPEDLGYVEGRLEGEKLVIENRCYQTSQFRKMHLELAKVGKGLDILHCVMFPEPLYGLPLFGCDIVAGPAGVSAAIADLSPTQGDRQLPAGYQKALAQLDKPEFEQQRELPPWGEIFSDYCLFIRPGNATEEEQFVQLVADFLQIHCHQAIAAEPLNEIQALEHRQGQIHYCQQQQKNDKTRRVLEKAFGDAWAERYMSQVLFDVIQ
- the rpaA gene encoding two component system response regulator RpaA, with product MPRILIIDDDPAISDLVSINLEMAGYDVQQAMDGIKGQALAVQLQPDLIMLDLMLPKVDGFTVCQRLRRDDRTADIPVLMLTALGQIQDKIQGFDSGADDYLTKPFDVEEMLARVRALLRRTDRIPQAAKHSEILNQGPLTLVPERFEAIWFGKSIKLTHLEFELLHCLLQRHGQTVSPSDILREVWGYEPDDDIETIRVHIRHLRTKLEPNPRRPRFIKTVYGAGYCLELSIEEGSSTPA
- a CDS encoding ParA family protein; protein product: MSTPKILAVVNGKGGVGKTTTAVNLAAILAEKLSVLLVDADPQGSASWWVERSEEKMGFQLSRENNPRVLMDLPQANNYQIIVVDTPPALRSEALKTVIRLADYLVLPTPPAPMDLTALIDTVKTAVNPLQVAHRVLLTKVDSRSLNETLEAQNTLLQLGIPAYHAFVRSYKAHERSVLDGVAITQWKGKHAKEAQSDYRRVADELLRELL
- a CDS encoding sensor histidine kinase KdpD, whose protein sequence is MASHPIPLEQSLMELVCHPPAHESVPPLLAERLGQALGAAGVVWVVGQGQPWFWCPEKSHGRWPGGDFWQGCHSQTLEAIANGRALILAGEDWPELQEFFHLHSPRIEAIKTSFQRKENGWVIMVGDPQTMGNSARKNQSFPLQSLQDSLGVINQLLLETDLPKDELLENFPMAGIYDPGVICAPYMSRSFFEKSPILRIWYEASRQQLEQQKQWNENLINNIVTTMSDQTRNPLANIRMVVATLRTSTPTPEKLAQRLAILEQEWHKLNEINGKILQLRQLKQEQNSLQLQDFDAIPLLKKAIHQHQWEKKNQGIAMEFHCPGEIYLVKADSVSLGQIFQELLINAQKFAPASSVVTITIDNYDQTLIQGTRMVKFTFSNQTNAMDNKNLEYLFDPFYREQWVIDSAIAGIGLGLTIVRTLIEQLNGKISVVGEPSSQPGQSVITFTLMIPGSGATE